The Candidatus Methylarchaceae archaeon HK02M2 genome has a segment encoding these proteins:
- the budA gene encoding acetolactate decarboxylase yields the protein NYLYLLTAAFLITVIISSITIYQCWYQPSDRQDKDIIFQTSTLLALLEGDYDGNMTYGELREYGDFGLGTFDGLDGEMIGLEGEFYQVKVDGVAYPVNDSMKTPFAVVTFFEVDSTILLEDSVNYTQLEQYLDDQLPKEDFIYSFKIDGIFEYIKARSVPNQVKPYPPLSEVIKNQTIFEFYDVSGTMVGFRFPDTFGVGSGSGDEIYFYF from the coding sequence AAAATTATCTTTATTTATTGACAGCAGCATTTTTGATCACAGTAATAATCTCGAGTATAACAATCTACCAATGTTGGTATCAACCTTCAGATCGGCAAGATAAAGACATCATATTTCAAACATCAACCCTACTCGCCTTATTAGAAGGAGACTACGACGGAAACATGACCTACGGAGAACTGAGGGAGTATGGCGACTTTGGGCTGGGAACCTTTGACGGCCTCGATGGAGAGATGATCGGTTTAGAGGGCGAGTTCTACCAAGTAAAAGTAGATGGAGTAGCATATCCTGTCAACGATTCGATGAAAACACCCTTCGCTGTGGTGACCTTCTTTGAAGTCGACAGCACTATCTTACTCGAAGATTCGGTGAACTATACTCAATTGGAACAGTATCTGGACGACCAGCTCCCAAAGGAAGATTTCATATACTCCTTCAAGATAGACGGAATCTTCGAGTACATCAAGGCAAGGAGCGTCCCAAATCAGGTTAAACCATACCCTCCCCTAAGTGAAGTGATAAAGAACCAGACGATCTTCGAGTTCTATGATGTATCCGGAACGATGGTCGGGTTCCGGTTTCCAGATACATTCGGAGTAGGTTCTGGTTCCGGCGACGAGATATATTTTTATTTTTAA
- a CDS encoding MGMT family protein has product MVKKKKSWIEKLHDSKDFPRVEKITKKMSKRWGTGTVVIPAPLEVDELMKKVPKGKLITINQIREILAKKHNATISCPITTGIFARVAAGAAEEQKQQNVKDTTPYWRTLKAGGVINPKYPGGVEGQKKFLEDEGHTITQKGKNYVIVNYEKSLMKLSNNTI; this is encoded by the coding sequence ATGGTAAAGAAAAAGAAGAGCTGGATTGAGAAGCTGCACGATAGTAAGGATTTTCCGAGAGTGGAAAAAATCACTAAAAAAATGAGCAAAAGATGGGGCACTGGAACAGTTGTCATTCCAGCACCTTTGGAAGTAGATGAATTGATGAAGAAAGTACCGAAAGGTAAACTTATCACCATTAACCAGATTCGTGAAATATTAGCGAAAAAACATAATGCAACAATCAGTTGTCCTATAACTACTGGTATTTTTGCTCGGGTCGCTGCTGGTGCTGCTGAAGAACAAAAACAACAAAATGTCAAGGATACTACTCCTTACTGGCGTACCCTCAAAGCTGGTGGCGTCATAAATCCGAAATATCCTGGAGGAGTAGAAGGGCAGAAAAAGTTCCTAGAAGATGAAGGACATACGATAACTCAGAAAGGCAAGAATTATGTAATTGTAAATTATGAAAAATCCCTAATGAAATTATCCAACAATACAATATAA